In Streptomyces sp. NBC_01707, a genomic segment contains:
- a CDS encoding PepSY domain-containing protein gives MKHRIAIAAVTAAVLIGGGTATAAAFADDSGRDSHDSAKVLGKHTSDDDNKVLGRHTSDDDTADDRGRHTTRPTPVTRSAAIDAALRSAPGTVTSIELDDADRSGGAPHWEIEINGKDGRHHELDVDARTAAVTPDHSDDDRRGHDRHGDDHRGDDRHDDRDDD, from the coding sequence ATGAAGCACAGGATCGCCATCGCCGCCGTCACCGCGGCCGTACTCATCGGCGGCGGGACCGCCACGGCCGCCGCCTTCGCCGACGACAGCGGCCGGGACAGCCACGACAGCGCGAAGGTACTCGGCAAGCACACCTCCGACGACGACAACAAGGTGCTCGGCAGGCACACTTCCGACGACGACACCGCCGACGACCGCGGCCGGCACACGACACGGCCGACCCCTGTCACGCGCTCCGCCGCGATCGACGCCGCTCTGCGCTCGGCGCCGGGCACGGTCACCTCGATCGAGCTCGACGACGCCGACCGGAGCGGAGGAGCCCCGCACTGGGAGATCGAGATCAACGGCAAGGACGGCAGGCACCACGAGCTCGACGTGGACGCCAGGACCGCCGCGGTCACCCCCGACCACTCGGACGACGACCGCCGCGGGCACGACCGGCACGGGGACGACCACCGCGGGGACGACCGGCACGACGACCGCGACGACGACTGA
- the meaB gene encoding methylmalonyl Co-A mutase-associated GTPase MeaB → MVDVPTLVEQAREGRPRAVARLISLVEGASPQLREVMAALAPLAGNAYVVGLTGSPGVGKSTSTSALVSAYRRAGKRVGVLAVDPSSPFSGGALLGDRVRMSEHASDPGVYIRSMATRGHLGGLAWSAPQAIRVLDAAGCDVILVETVGVGQSEVEIASQADTSVVLLAPGMGDGIQAAKAGILEIGDVYVVNKADRDGADATARELNHMLGLGESRGPGDWRPPIVKTVAARGEGIDEVVEALEKHRAWMEEHGVLAERRAARAAREVETIAVTRLRERIDDLHGDRRLDSLAERIVAGRLDPYTAADELVAGITGA, encoded by the coding sequence ATGGTGGACGTCCCCACCCTGGTCGAGCAGGCCCGTGAGGGCCGGCCGCGGGCCGTGGCCCGGCTCATCTCGCTGGTGGAGGGGGCGTCGCCGCAGCTGCGCGAGGTGATGGCGGCCCTCGCGCCGCTGGCCGGGAACGCGTACGTCGTCGGCCTGACCGGTTCGCCCGGTGTCGGCAAGTCGACCTCCACGTCCGCGCTCGTCTCGGCGTACCGGCGGGCCGGCAAGCGCGTCGGTGTGCTGGCTGTCGACCCGTCGTCGCCGTTCTCCGGGGGTGCGCTCCTCGGCGACCGCGTCCGGATGTCGGAGCACGCCTCCGACCCCGGCGTCTACATCCGTTCCATGGCCACCCGCGGACATCTCGGCGGCCTCGCCTGGTCGGCGCCGCAGGCGATCCGGGTGCTGGACGCGGCCGGCTGCGACGTGATCCTGGTGGAGACGGTCGGCGTCGGCCAGTCGGAGGTGGAGATCGCCTCCCAGGCCGACACCTCCGTGGTCCTGCTCGCCCCGGGCATGGGCGACGGCATCCAGGCGGCGAAGGCCGGAATCCTGGAGATCGGCGATGTGTACGTCGTCAACAAGGCCGACCGTGACGGTGCGGACGCCACCGCGCGTGAGCTCAACCACATGCTGGGCCTCGGGGAGTCCCGGGGGCCCGGCGACTGGCGGCCGCCGATCGTGAAGACGGTCGCCGCCCGGGGCGAGGGCATCGACGAGGTCGTCGAGGCGCTGGAGAAGCACCGGGCGTGGATGGAGGAGCACGGCGTCCTCGCCGAGCGGCGGGCGGCGCGCGCGGCCCGCGAGGTCGAGACGATCGCGGTCACCAGACTCCGCGAACGCATCGACGACCTCCACGGCGACCGCCGCCTGGACTCCCTGGCCGAACGCATCGTGGCGGGCCGCCTGGACCCGTACACCGCGGCGGACGAACTGGTGGCGGGAATCACCGGGGCCTGA
- a CDS encoding acetyl-CoA C-acetyltransferase, which produces MSGTTGTTSVIVAGARTPMGRLLGSLKSFSAADLGGFAIKAALDRAGIGGDQVEYVIMGQVLQAGAGQIPARQAAVKAGIPMNVPALTVNKVCLSGLDAIALADQLIRAGEFDVVVAGGQESMTNAPHLLPKSREGYKYGAIEMLDSMAYDGLTDAYENIPMGESTEKHNTRLGLNRLDQDAIGALSHQRAAAAQKNGLFEAEITPVEIPQRKGDPVLFSKDEGIRAETTVESLGKLRPAFTKDGTITAGTSSQISDGAAAVVVMSKAKAEELGLDWIAEIGAHGNVAGPDNSLQSQPSNAIKHALKKDGLAVEDLDLIEINEAFAAVAVQSMKDLGVSPEKVNVNGGAIALGHPIGMSGARVVLHLALELKRRGGGTGAAALCGGGGQGDALIIRVPGK; this is translated from the coding sequence ATGTCTGGAACGACCGGTACCACCTCAGTGATCGTCGCGGGCGCCCGTACGCCCATGGGGCGTCTTCTCGGCTCCCTGAAGAGCTTCTCCGCAGCCGACCTCGGAGGCTTCGCCATCAAGGCGGCGCTGGACCGGGCCGGCATCGGCGGCGACCAGGTCGAGTACGTGATCATGGGCCAGGTGCTCCAGGCCGGGGCCGGGCAGATCCCGGCACGCCAGGCCGCGGTCAAGGCCGGCATCCCGATGAACGTTCCGGCACTCACCGTCAACAAGGTGTGTCTGTCCGGGCTCGACGCCATCGCGCTGGCCGACCAGCTGATCCGCGCCGGCGAGTTCGACGTCGTGGTCGCCGGTGGCCAGGAGTCCATGACCAACGCCCCGCACCTGCTCCCGAAGTCCCGCGAGGGCTACAAGTACGGCGCGATCGAGATGCTCGACTCGATGGCGTACGACGGTCTGACCGACGCGTACGAGAACATCCCGATGGGTGAATCCACCGAGAAGCACAACACCCGTCTCGGTCTGAACCGCCTGGACCAGGACGCGATCGGCGCCCTCTCCCACCAGCGCGCCGCCGCCGCCCAGAAGAACGGTCTCTTCGAGGCCGAGATCACCCCGGTCGAGATCCCGCAGCGCAAGGGCGACCCGGTCCTCTTCTCCAAGGACGAGGGCATCCGCGCCGAGACGACCGTCGAGTCCCTCGGCAAGCTGCGCCCGGCCTTCACCAAGGACGGCACGATCACCGCCGGTACCTCCTCGCAGATCTCCGACGGCGCCGCGGCGGTCGTCGTGATGAGCAAGGCCAAGGCCGAGGAGCTGGGCCTGGACTGGATCGCCGAGATCGGCGCACACGGCAATGTGGCGGGCCCGGACAACTCGCTGCAGTCGCAGCCGTCCAACGCGATCAAGCACGCGCTGAAGAAGGACGGCCTCGCCGTCGAGGACCTCGACCTCATCGAGATCAACGAGGCGTTCGCGGCCGTCGCCGTCCAGTCGATGAAGGACCTCGGCGTCTCCCCGGAAAAGGTGAACGTCAACGGCGGAGCGATCGCGCTGGGTCACCCGATCGGGATGTCCGGCGCGCGTGTGGTGCTGCACCTGGCGCTGGAGCTGAAGAGGCGTGGCGGCGGCACGGGTGCGGCAGCGCTGTGCGGCGGTGGCGGCCAGGGCGATGCGCTGATCATTCGCGTGCCGGGCAAGTAG
- the mce gene encoding methylmalonyl-CoA epimerase: MLTRIDHIGIACFDLDRTVEFYRSTYGFEVFHSEVNEEQGVREAMLKINETSDGGASYLQLLEPTREDSAVGKWLAKNGEGVHHIAFGTADVDADAADIRSKGVRVLYDEPRTGSMGSRITFLHPKDCHGVLTELVTSAAEH; this comes from the coding sequence ATGCTGACGCGAATCGACCACATCGGGATCGCCTGTTTCGACCTCGACAGGACTGTCGAGTTCTACCGCTCGACCTATGGCTTCGAAGTGTTCCACTCCGAGGTCAACGAGGAGCAGGGCGTGCGGGAGGCCATGCTCAAGATCAATGAGACCTCGGACGGCGGTGCCTCGTACCTCCAGTTGCTCGAACCCACTCGCGAGGACTCGGCCGTCGGTAAATGGCTGGCCAAGAACGGCGAGGGGGTCCACCACATCGCCTTCGGCACCGCGGACGTCGACGCGGACGCCGCGGACATCCGTTCCAAGGGCGTCCGGGTGCTGTACGACGAGCCCAGGACCGGGTCGATGGGGTCCCGGATCACCTTTCTGCACCCCAAGGACTGCCACGGCGTCCTCACCGAACTGGTCACGTCCGCAGCGGAGCACTGA